One window of the Bacteroidota bacterium genome contains the following:
- a CDS encoding SBBP repeat-containing protein, which translates to MKKFYYIPVFVILISGNVVANGNSDKRTPSEKEKSQLSQNLRGSGLCFTPNKGQLADMNGKLCPDILYKGSGGGADIYLRTTGLSYVYSNMAEVMHEVDEQVEKLIQAGAITEADERKSKEELMQKENIKVHRVDMDFANCNENIEQLNENEVEGYNNYYYAHCPNGVLNVKQYNKVTYKNIYKGIDITYYGNTEKGIKYDLIVQPHADPNQIKLHWTGAESIHINRQGNLVIKTSVNEFTESIPKVYQIINGKIVDVKAEYKLTLSPSGRAGEGFISFSFSTFNSSFPLVVDPWATYYGGTGFDYCRSVACDNTGNVYLVGYTQSPSGIASLGFQTVFGGSLVDAFLVKFNALNGARIWATYYGGTGDDKGHSVACDNAGNMYLAGETTSKNPGVMAIAPGFQTVFGGGGNDAFLVKFDAAGVRDWATYYGGTGGEQGYSAACDNAGNIYLAGYTTSPNAIATATGHQPFFAASIDAYLVKFDPAGMRDWATYYGGTGADYGNSVACDNAGNVYLAGLTASPNAGSAIATAGAHQTVFGGGQDAFLVKFDAAGVRGWATYYGGTGWDRGYSVACDNTGNVYLAGNTSSPNTLLNVIASPGGFQTVFGGGFNDAFLVKFNSAGGRIWGTYYGSNLQEEVPYGCLAIDGNNNVYLYMEVEDEPGPTLIDPCAYQPNYAGGGEDQMIVKFNPAGQKLCATYFGGTGYEDLDLGGGIAVSGNLLFICASNLTGGYPVTPGAHQTVHGGGGAYDAVLACLCTSICEGKTLGLNYTATVTSVCANAPVTFTPTISKSCDTTGYKYHWVFTGGNPATSDFVKPTVSFSGAGTHDVKLVVTTLCKKDSVIKPSYITVNNCGCALSSAVVSTGNTSCSTKSDGSAAITISNGSGGPYTYNWSNGITGTTTGTAFLVNGLSASTYTVTITEGACTSTANVTIGSPPPIAGQFTKGAANCAGCGCKEWLMVNATGGASPYTYTWPDGYVNRYKNQLCPGTYTINIKDKNGCSVNVNLSVP; encoded by the coding sequence ATGAAAAAGTTTTACTACATCCCCGTCTTCGTCATTCTTATTTCAGGCAACGTAGTTGCCAATGGAAATAGCGACAAACGCACCCCTTCGGAAAAAGAGAAATCACAACTCTCTCAAAATCTCCGTGGCAGCGGCCTCTGCTTCACCCCCAACAAAGGCCAGTTGGCCGACATGAACGGCAAACTTTGTCCCGATATATTATACAAGGGTTCAGGCGGTGGAGCTGATATTTATTTACGCACAACAGGCCTCAGCTACGTGTACAGCAACATGGCTGAAGTAATGCACGAAGTTGATGAGCAAGTGGAAAAATTAATACAGGCAGGAGCAATAACCGAAGCCGATGAACGCAAAAGCAAAGAAGAGTTAATGCAAAAGGAAAACATAAAGGTACACCGTGTTGACATGGACTTTGCCAATTGCAATGAAAACATAGAACAGCTAAATGAAAATGAAGTAGAGGGCTACAACAATTATTATTACGCCCATTGCCCCAACGGTGTTTTAAACGTAAAACAATACAACAAAGTAACTTATAAAAATATTTACAAGGGCATTGACATTACCTATTACGGCAACACAGAAAAGGGAATTAAATACGATCTTATCGTGCAACCCCATGCCGACCCCAATCAAATAAAACTCCACTGGACAGGCGCTGAAAGCATACACATTAACCGCCAAGGAAACTTAGTGATCAAAACCAGTGTAAATGAATTCACCGAATCCATTCCTAAAGTTTATCAGATCATTAACGGAAAAATCGTTGACGTAAAAGCGGAATATAAACTAACACTCTCCCCTTCGGGGAGAGCCGGAGAGGGGTTTATTAGTTTTTCATTTTCAACTTTTAATTCTTCATTTCCTTTAGTGGTAGATCCCTGGGCTACGTATTACGGGGGCACGGGTTTTGATTACTGTCGCAGCGTAGCCTGCGATAACACCGGAAATGTTTATTTGGTTGGATATACCCAAAGCCCTTCAGGTATTGCTTCACTGGGTTTCCAGACAGTTTTTGGTGGCAGTTTGGTTGATGCCTTTTTAGTAAAATTTAATGCCCTCAATGGAGCTCGTATTTGGGCTACGTATTACGGGGGTACGGGTGATGACAAGGGTCACAGCGTAGCCTGCGATAACGCAGGCAATATGTACCTGGCAGGAGAGACCACCAGCAAAAATCCTGGCGTAATGGCTATTGCTCCCGGCTTTCAAACTGTTTTTGGGGGGGGGGGTAATGATGCCTTCCTTGTAAAATTCGATGCTGCAGGCGTAAGGGATTGGGCTACCTATTACGGGGGTACGGGTGGGGAACAAGGTTACAGCGCAGCCTGCGATAACGCAGGCAATATATACCTTGCAGGATATACTACGAGCCCCAATGCAATCGCTACTGCTACTGGTCACCAACCTTTTTTTGCAGCAAGTATTGATGCCTACCTTGTAAAATTCGATCCTGCAGGCATGAGGGATTGGGCTACCTATTACGGGGGTACGGGTGCTGATTACGGTAACAGCGTAGCTTGCGATAACGCAGGCAATGTGTACCTGGCAGGATTGACTGCGAGCCCCAATGCAGGCAGTGCGATCGCCACTGCCGGTGCCCATCAAACTGTTTTTGGAGGAGGTCAGGATGCCTTCCTTGTAAAATTCGATGCTGCAGGCGTGAGGGGTTGGGCTACGTATTACGGGGGTACGGGTTGGGATAGAGGTTATAGTGTAGCCTGCGATAACACAGGCAATGTGTACCTGGCAGGAAATACCTCCAGCCCTAATACGTTATTAAATGTAATTGCTTCTCCCGGTGGCTTTCAAACTGTTTTTGGGGGTGGATTTAATGATGCCTTCCTTGTGAAATTCAATTCCGCAGGCGGGCGGATTTGGGGAACCTATTACGGTTCGAATCTTCAGGAAGAGGTTCCGTATGGCTGCCTTGCCATAGATGGAAACAACAATGTGTACCTGTATATGGAAGTAGAAGATGAGCCGGGACCCACTCTTATTGACCCCTGTGCCTACCAGCCTAATTATGCAGGTGGAGGAGAAGATCAGATGATTGTAAAATTTAACCCCGCAGGCCAAAAACTATGCGCCACCTATTTTGGCGGAACAGGGTACGAGGATTTAGACCTTGGAGGTGGAATAGCTGTTTCCGGTAATTTACTGTTTATTTGCGCCTCCAATTTAACAGGTGGCTATCCGGTAACCCCGGGCGCCCATCAAACAGTTCACGGAGGCGGTGGTGCTTATGATGCCGTTTTAGCCTGCTTATGCACCAGTATATGCGAGGGCAAAACCTTAGGCTTAAACTATACCGCGACCGTCACAAGCGTATGCGCAAATGCGCCTGTTACATTTACACCAACAATAAGCAAGTCCTGCGATACCACGGGCTATAAATACCATTGGGTATTTACGGGCGGAAACCCCGCAACATCAGATTTCGTGAAACCTACAGTAAGTTTTTCCGGTGCAGGTACACATGATGTAAAATTGGTTGTTACTACGCTTTGTAAAAAGGATAGTGTAATTAAACCTTCATATATAACCGTAAATAATTGCGGTTGCGCCCTCTCTTCTGCCGTTGTATCAACGGGCAACACAAGCTGCAGTACTAAAAGTGATGGTAGCGCTGCTATAACCATCAGCAACGGCAGTGGCGGCCCCTACACATATAACTGGAGCAATGGCATAACGGGAACCACAACCGGCACAGCGTTTCTCGTTAACGGATTATCCGCGTCAACTTATACAGTAACCATAACAGAAGGAGCTTGTACCTCAACAGCAAACGTGACAATCGGTTCCCCGCCGCCCATTGCCGGACAATTCACCAAAGGCGCGGCGAACTGTGCTGGCTGCGGTTGCAAAGAATGGTTAATGGTAAACGCTACAGGCGGCGCAAGCCCATACACTTATACATGGCCCGATGGATATGTAAACAGGTATAAAAATCAGCTTTGTCCGGGCACTTACACGATAAATATTAAGGATAAAAACGGTTGCAGCGTGAATGTAAATCTGAGTGTCCCTTAG
- a CDS encoding long-chain fatty acid--CoA ligase has protein sequence MSYTRLFDLLPYCLEKFPKNDVLAGKEDGKWVTYSTKDYADISTNLAYGLLATGVQRDDKIGIIANNRPEWNFADMACMMTGAVDVPIYPTISDNDLEFIIGDAGIKYFFVSSQELFEKVKRCAAKSGSVKNIFCFNKFEGGQHWSEMLELGKKNTDQLKLDAIKASIKPNDLATILYTSGTTGNPKGVMLSHDNIVSQLKAVKRLMPVDHRHKALSFLPLNHVYERMLTYNYFACGTSIYYAESLDTISANLQEVKPHIFTTVPRLLEKVYDRIVAKGIELTGIKKKLFFWALDLGLRFEMNGKNGWWYETQLKLARKLIFSKWKAALGGELITTISGGAALQNRLARVFWAAGIPVLEGYGLTETSPVVAVNYLDKGCSRFGTVGPVIDNVEVKIAEDGEILVKGPNIMLGYYKNPAATAEVIIDGWFHTGDIGMFEDGKYLKITDRKKEIFKTSGGKYITPGMIENKLRESPFIEQAMVIGENQKFASALIVPAFAYLKDFCKKQNINYTSNEEMVKNDVVKGWIRDEVEKMNKTLAQYETIKRFELLPQEWNIEKGELTPKMSLKRKVILAANKNLFDKIYGPDTYE, from the coding sequence ATGTCCTACACACGTCTATTCGACCTTTTACCCTATTGCCTGGAAAAATTTCCAAAAAACGATGTCCTTGCGGGCAAAGAAGACGGCAAATGGGTAACATACAGTACAAAAGATTATGCCGATATTTCAACCAACCTGGCTTATGGCTTGCTTGCAACTGGCGTGCAACGCGATGATAAAATAGGCATCATAGCCAATAACCGCCCCGAATGGAACTTTGCCGATATGGCCTGCATGATGACCGGTGCTGTTGACGTTCCTATTTACCCAACTATAAGCGACAACGATCTGGAATTTATTATTGGCGACGCGGGAATAAAATATTTTTTTGTTTCGAGCCAGGAGCTTTTTGAAAAGGTTAAACGCTGCGCCGCAAAATCCGGGTCCGTAAAAAACATTTTTTGTTTCAATAAGTTTGAAGGTGGACAACACTGGAGCGAAATGTTAGAACTGGGCAAAAAAAATACAGATCAGTTAAAACTCGACGCTATCAAAGCATCCATTAAGCCAAACGACCTTGCCACTATACTGTATACATCGGGTACGACCGGTAACCCGAAAGGAGTTATGCTTTCGCATGATAATATTGTTAGCCAGTTAAAAGCCGTTAAACGTTTAATGCCCGTCGATCATCGACACAAGGCATTGAGTTTTTTACCACTGAACCACGTATACGAGCGCATGCTCACTTATAATTATTTTGCCTGCGGCACCTCAATATATTATGCCGAAAGCCTTGATACAATTTCCGCGAACCTGCAGGAAGTAAAGCCGCATATTTTTACAACAGTGCCCCGCCTGCTTGAAAAAGTATACGATCGGATTGTTGCCAAGGGAATTGAGTTAACAGGCATAAAGAAAAAATTGTTTTTCTGGGCGCTCGATCTTGGCCTCCGTTTTGAAATGAATGGCAAAAATGGCTGGTGGTACGAAACTCAGCTTAAACTCGCCCGTAAACTTATTTTCAGCAAATGGAAAGCAGCGCTTGGCGGAGAACTTATTACCACAATTTCGGGCGGCGCTGCTCTGCAGAATCGTTTGGCTCGTGTATTCTGGGCTGCAGGTATTCCGGTGTTGGAAGGTTATGGTTTAACGGAAACATCGCCTGTTGTAGCGGTAAATTATCTCGACAAAGGTTGCAGCCGCTTTGGAACAGTTGGACCAGTTATAGATAATGTAGAAGTTAAAATTGCAGAAGACGGAGAGATATTGGTTAAAGGCCCTAATATAATGCTGGGCTATTACAAAAATCCGGCTGCTACCGCTGAAGTGATCATTGACGGCTGGTTTCACACCGGTGATATCGGAATGTTTGAAGACGGAAAATACCTGAAGATAACCGACCGCAAAAAAGAAATCTTCAAAACTTCGGGCGGAAAATACATCACCCCGGGAATGATCGAAAACAAATTACGCGAATCACCATTTATCGAACAGGCCATGGTGATAGGCGAAAATCAAAAGTTCGCCTCTGCCCTTATTGTTCCTGCATTTGCCTACCTGAAAGATTTCTGTAAAAAGCAAAACATTAACTATACCTCCAATGAGGAAATGGTAAAAAATGATGTTGTAAAAGGATGGATACGTGATGAGGTGGAGAAAATGAATAAAACGCTCGCCCAGTACGAAACCATTAAACGCTTTGAATTGCTTCCTCAGGAATGGAATATCGAGAAAGGTGAACTTACACCGAAAATGAGCCTGAAGCGAAAAGTGATCCTCGCCGCAAACAAAAATCTCTTTGATAAGATTTATGGCCCTGACACCTATGAGTAA
- a CDS encoding acyl-CoA desaturase codes for MKQKGRLKFTNKDKSRFFSTLRANVDAYFVNNNISRHANGGMVLKTIILLTAYIVPYILILAFNFTLLPLILLFALMGFAMAGIGMSIMHDANHGAYSKNKYANTFLGYTLNMLGNTSFNWKYQHNVLHHTYTNIHTMDDDLDGPPALRFSPHHPLKKMHKFQHIYVFFFYSLLTLNWFVSKDILQLIRYRRNGVNRSSKKEYIKSIFILIFSKLFYIFYMLVVPCVFFGYNFLPVLTGFLIMHMISGLILSITFQLAHSVEDASFPLPNDKSEMENDWAIHQVNTTVDFARDNRFLNWYLGGLNFQVVHHLFPTICHVHYKALSDIVKSTAEEFGIPYLENPTLGSAIRSHLLTLKRLGNEISPAPLAPTA; via the coding sequence TTGAAACAAAAAGGCAGATTAAAATTTACTAATAAGGATAAATCGCGTTTTTTCAGTACGCTCAGGGCGAACGTTGATGCTTATTTTGTAAATAATAATATTTCCAGGCACGCAAATGGCGGAATGGTTTTAAAAACCATTATACTCCTTACTGCGTATATTGTACCTTATATTTTAATACTTGCTTTCAATTTCACACTTCTTCCACTTATCCTGTTATTCGCGTTAATGGGTTTTGCAATGGCCGGAATTGGCATGTCCATTATGCACGATGCCAACCATGGAGCTTATTCTAAAAATAAATACGCAAATACCTTTTTGGGCTATACATTGAACATGCTGGGCAATACCTCTTTTAACTGGAAATACCAGCACAATGTTTTGCACCATACCTATACCAACATTCACACAATGGACGATGATCTGGATGGCCCTCCGGCCTTACGTTTTTCACCTCATCATCCACTAAAGAAAATGCATAAGTTCCAGCACATTTATGTTTTCTTTTTTTACTCCCTGCTTACACTTAACTGGTTTGTTTCTAAAGACATTCTTCAATTAATCAGGTATCGCAGGAACGGAGTTAACCGCTCAAGCAAAAAAGAATATATCAAAAGCATTTTCATTCTTATTTTCTCCAAATTGTTTTATATCTTTTATATGTTAGTAGTTCCATGTGTCTTTTTCGGATATAATTTCCTTCCTGTCTTAACAGGTTTTCTTATCATGCACATGATAAGCGGCTTGATCCTCAGCATCACCTTCCAATTAGCTCATTCTGTTGAGGACGCGTCTTTCCCCCTGCCAAATGACAAAAGTGAAATGGAGAACGATTGGGCCATACACCAGGTAAATACCACTGTCGATTTTGCCCGTGACAACCGTTTTCTGAATTGGTATTTAGGCGGATTGAACTTCCAGGTTGTACACCACCTGTTTCCTACTATTTGTCATGTACACTATAAAGCACTCTCGGACATTGTAAAAAGTACAGCTGAAGAATTTGGAATACCGTATCTCGAAAACCCTACGCTGGGAAGTGCTATCCGTTCACACCTCCTCACACTTAAACGCCTGGGGAACGAAATTTCTCCTGCACCATTGGCCCCTACAGCCTGA
- a CDS encoding 3-hydroxyacyl-CoA dehydrogenase/enoyl-CoA hydratase family protein has translation MSKRIIKKVAILGSGVMGSRIACHFANIGIEVILLDIVPKDAATDKKSRNKIVNDALAFALKSNPSPIYSKAFANRITTGNFDDNMKDVATCDWVIEVVIERLDIKKQVFEKVEQFRKSGSLITSNTSGIPINLMNEGRSEDFQKNFCGTHFFNPPRYLKLLEIIPTSKTSPDVVDFLMHYGELYLGKTTVLCKDTPAFIANRIGVYGIMSLFHLVEKMGLTVEEVDKLTGPVLGRPKSATFRTCDVVGLDTLVHVANGVAASCPNDEAKAEFAIPGFIAKMVENKWLGSKTEQGFFKKVKGAGGKSEIQALDLKTLEYKPSQKVKFATLEATKPIENLRDRMKVLITGKDKAGDFYRAMFFGLFSYVSNRIPEITEELYKIDAAMSAGFGWGLGPFEAWDALGVADTVKYMEAAGKKPAKWVNEMIAGGATTFYKVENGVRKYYDIPSKSYKAIPGTESFIILDNIRANKTVWKNAGTTLTDIGDGILNLEFHTKMNTIGGEVIGGMNTAIDMAEKDFQGLVISNEGANFSAGANVGMIFMMAVEQEWDELNFAIKAFQNSMMRVRYSSIPVIVAPHNMALGGACEMSMHSDKVIAHAETYMGLVEFGVGLIPGGGGTKEFAVRLSDDIKEGDIELNAFRQRFLTIGQAQVSTSAHEAFSLGYLRKGKDMVVVSRNRLLTEAKAECLEIAKEGYTKPVQRKDIRVLGKTGLGLAYLGADTMKSGGYISEHDVKISQKLAFVLCGGDLSAPTVVSEQYLLDLEREAFLSLCGEKKTLERIQSILVGGKVLRN, from the coding sequence ATGAGCAAACGCATTATTAAAAAAGTCGCCATACTTGGTTCGGGCGTAATGGGATCACGCATTGCCTGTCATTTTGCCAATATTGGCATTGAAGTGATATTGTTGGACATTGTTCCTAAAGACGCGGCAACAGACAAGAAATCACGTAACAAAATCGTGAACGATGCGCTTGCTTTCGCGCTTAAATCGAACCCCTCACCTATTTACAGCAAAGCATTCGCGAACCGTATTACTACCGGCAACTTCGACGACAATATGAAAGATGTCGCCACATGCGATTGGGTAATTGAAGTGGTTATTGAGCGGCTGGATATTAAAAAACAAGTGTTTGAGAAGGTTGAGCAATTCAGGAAATCCGGCTCCCTCATCACATCAAATACCTCTGGCATTCCGATCAACCTGATGAACGAAGGACGCAGCGAAGATTTTCAAAAGAATTTTTGCGGAACGCATTTTTTCAATCCGCCCCGTTACTTAAAATTGCTGGAGATCATTCCTACTTCAAAAACATCACCCGACGTAGTTGACTTTTTAATGCACTATGGTGAATTGTACCTTGGTAAAACTACAGTGTTGTGTAAAGACACCCCCGCATTTATTGCCAACCGTATTGGTGTATATGGCATCATGAGCCTGTTCCATTTGGTGGAAAAAATGGGATTAACCGTTGAAGAAGTTGATAAGCTGACCGGACCTGTATTGGGCCGGCCAAAATCAGCCACTTTCAGAACCTGCGATGTTGTCGGGTTAGACACATTGGTACACGTGGCGAATGGCGTTGCGGCAAGTTGTCCGAATGATGAGGCTAAAGCTGAATTTGCTATTCCAGGCTTTATTGCTAAAATGGTTGAGAACAAATGGCTGGGTTCAAAAACTGAACAGGGCTTCTTTAAAAAGGTTAAAGGGGCAGGAGGAAAAAGTGAGATACAGGCGCTCGACCTGAAAACACTGGAGTATAAACCATCTCAAAAGGTAAAGTTCGCTACCCTTGAAGCCACTAAGCCCATTGAGAATCTTCGTGACCGCATGAAAGTGCTTATTACAGGAAAAGACAAGGCAGGAGATTTTTATCGTGCCATGTTTTTTGGTTTGTTTTCGTATGTTTCAAATCGTATTCCGGAAATTACAGAGGAACTTTATAAAATAGATGCCGCCATGAGTGCCGGTTTCGGCTGGGGCCTTGGTCCGTTTGAAGCATGGGATGCACTTGGTGTTGCGGACACGGTTAAGTATATGGAAGCAGCAGGTAAAAAACCTGCCAAATGGGTAAATGAAATGATCGCGGGCGGTGCAACTACTTTTTATAAAGTGGAAAACGGTGTTCGCAAATACTATGATATTCCATCTAAATCTTACAAAGCTATACCCGGAACTGAAAGCTTTATCATTCTCGATAACATACGCGCCAATAAAACTGTTTGGAAAAATGCAGGTACAACACTTACCGACATCGGTGATGGAATTTTAAATCTTGAGTTCCATACAAAAATGAACACCATTGGCGGAGAAGTGATAGGCGGCATGAATACCGCGATCGATATGGCTGAGAAGGATTTTCAAGGCCTGGTGATATCCAATGAAGGAGCTAATTTCAGCGCGGGTGCGAACGTAGGGATGATCTTCATGATGGCCGTTGAACAGGAATGGGATGAACTGAATTTCGCCATCAAAGCGTTTCAAAACTCAATGATGCGTGTACGTTATTCTTCCATACCTGTAATCGTAGCACCTCACAATATGGCTTTAGGCGGAGCATGCGAAATGAGTATGCATTCCGATAAAGTTATAGCGCACGCCGAAACCTATATGGGCCTTGTTGAGTTTGGCGTTGGACTCATACCCGGCGGCGGCGGAACAAAAGAATTCGCAGTGCGTTTATCGGACGATATAAAAGAAGGCGATATTGAATTGAATGCTTTTCGCCAACGCTTTCTTACTATCGGTCAGGCACAGGTATCAACTTCGGCCCATGAAGCATTTAGTTTAGGCTATCTCCGCAAAGGAAAAGATATGGTAGTTGTTTCCCGCAATCGTTTATTAACGGAAGCAAAAGCGGAATGCCTGGAGATAGCGAAAGAAGGTTATACAAAACCTGTTCAACGCAAAGACATTCGTGTGCTTGGCAAAACGGGATTGGGCCTCGCTTATTTAGGTGCTGATACGATGAAGAGCGGCGGATATATTTCTGAACACGATGTGAAGATCTCGCAAAAGCTGGCGTTCGTATTATGCGGTGGTGACCTATCCGCTCCTACAGTGGTTAGCGAGCAATATTTGTTGGATTTAGAACGAGAGGCCTTCTTGTCATTGTGTGGAGAGAAGAAAACTCTTGAGCGTATTCAGTCAATATTAGTTGGAGGAAAAGTTTTACGTAATTAA
- a CDS encoding acetyl-CoA C-acyltransferase, translating to MNAYIVAGYRTAVGKATRGGFRFTRPDDLAANVIQHLMKSVPNVAAEQIDDLIVGNAMPEAEQGLNMGRLISLLAFDTDKVPGVTVNRYCSSGLETIAMASYKINAGQADCIIAGGAESMSLIPMGGWRIVPHADVALAHPDYYWGMGLTAEAVANEYKVSREDQDQFSLNSHMKAIAAIKEGKFKEQIVPIKVKENYVDENEKRKTREFIVDTDEGPRADTNIEALAKLKPVFAAKGSVTAGNSSQTSDGAAFVMVVSEKFMKANNLKPVARLVSYAAAGVPPRIMGIGPIAAIPKALKIAGLKQDQIDLFELNEAFASQSLAVIRTLGLNQDIINVNGGAISLGHPLGCSGAKLSVQIFDELRKRKKKYGVVTMCVGTGQGAAGIFEMLS from the coding sequence ATGAATGCATATATCGTAGCAGGATACCGCACAGCAGTAGGCAAAGCCACAAGGGGCGGGTTTCGTTTTACACGTCCGGATGACTTAGCGGCAAATGTGATACAACATTTGATGAAATCAGTTCCGAATGTGGCTGCTGAGCAAATAGATGACCTGATTGTTGGTAACGCCATGCCTGAAGCCGAACAAGGCTTGAATATGGGTCGCTTGATCTCCTTATTGGCATTTGATACTGATAAGGTTCCGGGAGTAACCGTAAACCGTTATTGCTCCTCCGGATTGGAAACCATAGCAATGGCTTCTTATAAAATAAACGCAGGACAGGCCGATTGTATCATTGCAGGCGGCGCTGAAAGTATGAGCCTTATCCCAATGGGGGGCTGGCGCATTGTGCCGCATGCCGATGTGGCCCTCGCCCACCCGGATTATTATTGGGGCATGGGATTAACCGCTGAAGCTGTCGCTAACGAGTATAAAGTATCACGTGAGGACCAGGACCAGTTCTCTCTGAATTCTCATATGAAAGCCATTGCAGCGATCAAAGAAGGAAAGTTCAAAGAACAAATCGTTCCGATCAAAGTAAAAGAAAACTACGTCGATGAAAATGAAAAGCGTAAAACGCGTGAATTCATTGTCGATACTGACGAAGGCCCTCGTGCCGATACAAACATTGAAGCCCTGGCAAAGCTAAAGCCGGTGTTTGCCGCAAAAGGGAGTGTAACCGCGGGTAACTCTTCGCAAACCTCGGATGGAGCAGCCTTTGTAATGGTGGTAAGTGAAAAGTTCATGAAAGCAAATAACTTAAAACCTGTTGCGCGGCTTGTATCGTATGCGGCCGCAGGTGTTCCTCCTCGCATAATGGGTATCGGCCCGATCGCCGCTATTCCGAAAGCATTAAAAATAGCCGGCCTTAAACAAGATCAGATCGACCTGTTTGAATTGAACGAAGCTTTTGCATCACAATCTTTGGCTGTTATCCGTACCCTCGGACTTAACCAGGATATTATTAACGTAAACGGCGGAGCCATTTCATTGGGTCACCCCCTTGGCTGCAGCGGAGCAAAACTCTCCGTACAGATATTTGACGAACTGCGCAAGCGTAAAAAGAAATACGGGGTAGTTACGATGTGCGTTGGAACAGGACAAGGCGCGGCTGGTATTTTCGAAATGCTTTCCTGA